A window of Halichoerus grypus chromosome 15, mHalGry1.hap1.1, whole genome shotgun sequence genomic DNA:
GGACAGTTCAAACAGAGCCTGTGTTtctcttagattttatttctgggcttgAGATAAAGGAACAAAAAGGTGAAAAACCAACCTTCTCTGCTACTGGTAAGGCTGGGTCAACATTTTGCCACCAGAGGGCACTTTGTACAGGAAAAGATTCTTGGTGGGATTGGATtcctggggctgagggaggagggggttgggggtctAGACTCCTGGGTCTCAGGGAGGAAAGCACTGGACACCCAGGGTCCTGAATCCCTTCCACAACATATACTGGGGGCTCGGTTTCTTGGGTCCAAGTTCCAGGAGTTAACTGTCCTGGATGGTTTTCTGTATCCAGTCAGTGAACTTGCAGAGGTTGGTGTAGACGCCTGGCACGTAGGGTAGGCCACACTGGGCTTGTCCAAAAGACACGAGGCCCTGCAGGGACCCGTTGCAGACCAGGGGGCCCCCAGAGTCACCCTGGTTTTGGAGAGAGGAATGGAGAGAATCCAAAACACAGAGAGGGTGGAGACAGATTGAGATCAGAAAGGAACCAAAAGACACCAAGAGACAAAGGCAGGGAAATAAAGATAGCAACGCACACCTTTGAGGTCCCATCCAGTGCCCAGACTGTAAGGAATTCTGCTCCCCTAGGTCCCAACAGCTGTTTGATTCTCCTGGGTTTGTTGTtattctgcctctctctttttgttttatctcCCCCTATGgcttgtttctctgtctctgactccCAGAGTCTCCATGCCTCTCTGCATTTCTTGGTATATTCTGtttcccccccccatttctctTTGCGTTTCAGCTCTacgagtctctctctctctgcttctccctgaggTATttctgtgtgtgcgcgcgcgcgctcaTGTCTATgactctgtttctccatctctctaTCTTCCCGTGTCTGTTTCCTCCCGCGTGcccatccctcccttctccatCCTCCCGCCCCGccgtctcctcctccctccctctcccctcccccatctctcactTTGCAGGAGTCCTTCCGGTCCTGTCCTCCGCCAGCGCAGAACATGCTGTGGTGGTACACGGGGGCGTAGAAGGCATTGCAGATCTCCTCGGGCACCACCGAGATATTCACGCACTGGAGCACTTGGGGCTGCCTGCCTGCGACGCAGAGTCTGGGTCAGCCCCCTCTGGCTGGGAGGAGAACCCTTCAGGGAGGGCGGACGTACTCACACTCAGGAGCTCACCATCAATCAGCTGACCCCAGCCAGAAACGAGGCAAGAATCCCCAGCTGCTGGGCACTGGGGGGCGATGCTGATGTTCCGGATGGTGTCAGACCCGGACACCGATTCTTTCAACTTGATGAGCATGAGGTCGTTGGCGATAAAGGGTTTGTTGTACTCTGGGTGCTGAATGGAGAAGCTGGCCTCCACCATCTGGCTGCCTGGCTCTTGGTTGGCCTCAAGACTGTGCAGTCCCAGCCCGATTGTGTAGGAGCTGAGGGCCACGGGGGACGGGTTAGTTTTGTGGCAACTCCACCACTATTTCCATTGTCACCCTCAGGCACAACCCCATCTCCACCCATTTACCCCAACCCCATCCTCCTCGCTAAGCACGGCGCTAAGAGCTACCCAGCCATGATCTCAAATCCTCATTCACACAATCAATAATCCAGCAACAAGAATT
This region includes:
- the LOC118543226 gene encoding kallikrein-4 isoform X2, whose protein sequence is MVEASFSIQHPEYNKPFIANDLMLIKLKESVSGSDTIRNISIAPQCPAAGDSCLVSGWGQLIDGRQPQVLQCVNISVVPEEICNAFYAPVYHHSMFCAGGGQDRKDSCKGDSGGPLVCNGSLQGLVSFGQAQCGLPYVPGVYTNLCKFTDWIQKTIQDS
- the LOC118543226 gene encoding kallikrein-4 isoform X1; the protein is MVEASFSIQHPEYNKPFIANDLMLIKLKESVSGSDTIRNISIAPQCPAAGDSCLVSGWGQLIDGRQPQVLQCVNISVVPEEICNAFYAPVYHHSMFCAGGGQDRKDSCKNNQGQIPGRVSNLPSLPTPRSTSLSSRILRASPKPSSLRPSSRPPVDKRTLAPPSGGSLPGQEEKTLRFQSRFPPAPPSTE